In the Silurus meridionalis isolate SWU-2019-XX chromosome 6, ASM1480568v1, whole genome shotgun sequence genome, one interval contains:
- the bcl10 gene encoding B-cell lymphoma/leukemia 10 isoform X1, which produces MEVLHLTEDEMAEVKKNALESLRPYLVEKLIAERHYDYLRSKKILTREDTEEISCRSTRGKRAGKLLDLIAEHPRGLDTLIESIQRCRTLNFIITKITDEVQRCKNEKIEALRAGMSSSSMKDASGATNNLSKADFYDYDKCSTVCLHPDGERSPTSSVMSSSMNFSIAGNRQRGQDCVSVSGIASLTTTSSLPKPGDPGAPPLPDDITVEDQDAEAGACGSTGSSGDANFLPLRSRSSNLSVGNTL; this is translated from the exons GCTTTGGAGTCTCTTCGTCCATATCTTGTGGAGAAGCTGATTGCAGAGAGACACTATGATTACCTTCGCTCGAAGAAGATCCTGACACGAGAGGACACTGAGGAGATCAGCTGTAGGAGCACACGAGGAAAACGTGCAGGGAAATTACTCGACCTCATCGCTGAGCATCCGCGAGGCCTGGACACGCTGATCGAGTCAATCCAGCGCTGCCGAACGCTCAATTTCATCATCACCAAGATCACAGACGAGGTGCAGCGCTGCAAGAACGAGAAGATCGAGGCACTCCGAG cAGGCATGTCCAGCTCCTCCATGAAGGATGCATCTGGAGCCACTAACAACCTCTCAAAGGCAGACTTCTATGATTATGATAAGTGCTCCACTGTTTGTCTCCACCCTGATGGGGAACGAAGTCCCACCTCTTCTGTGATGAGCAGTTCTATGAACTTCTCGATTGCAGGGAATCGTCAGAGGGGGCAGGACTGCGTATCCGTCAGCGGTATCGCCAGTCTAACAACCACATCCAGCCTTCCCAAACCTGGCGATCCTGGAGCCCCACCTCTCCCTGACGACATCACTGTGGAAGATCAGGATGCAGAAGCAGGTGCTTGTGGGAGCACAGGAAGTAGTGGGGATGCTAACTTCCTGCCGCTGCGTTCCCGTTCCTCAAACCTGTCTGTGGGCAACACACTCTGA
- the bcl10 gene encoding B-cell lymphoma/leukemia 10 isoform X2 — protein sequence MEVLHLTEDEMAEVKKNALESLRPYLVEKLIAERHYDYLRSKKILTREDTEEISCRSTRGKRAGKLLDLIAEHPRGLDTLIESIQRCRTLNFIITKITDEVQRCKNEKIEALRGMSSSSMKDASGATNNLSKADFYDYDKCSTVCLHPDGERSPTSSVMSSSMNFSIAGNRQRGQDCVSVSGIASLTTTSSLPKPGDPGAPPLPDDITVEDQDAEAGACGSTGSSGDANFLPLRSRSSNLSVGNTL from the exons GCTTTGGAGTCTCTTCGTCCATATCTTGTGGAGAAGCTGATTGCAGAGAGACACTATGATTACCTTCGCTCGAAGAAGATCCTGACACGAGAGGACACTGAGGAGATCAGCTGTAGGAGCACACGAGGAAAACGTGCAGGGAAATTACTCGACCTCATCGCTGAGCATCCGCGAGGCCTGGACACGCTGATCGAGTCAATCCAGCGCTGCCGAACGCTCAATTTCATCATCACCAAGATCACAGACGAGGTGCAGCGCTGCAAGAACGAGAAGATCGAGGCACTCCGAG GCATGTCCAGCTCCTCCATGAAGGATGCATCTGGAGCCACTAACAACCTCTCAAAGGCAGACTTCTATGATTATGATAAGTGCTCCACTGTTTGTCTCCACCCTGATGGGGAACGAAGTCCCACCTCTTCTGTGATGAGCAGTTCTATGAACTTCTCGATTGCAGGGAATCGTCAGAGGGGGCAGGACTGCGTATCCGTCAGCGGTATCGCCAGTCTAACAACCACATCCAGCCTTCCCAAACCTGGCGATCCTGGAGCCCCACCTCTCCCTGACGACATCACTGTGGAAGATCAGGATGCAGAAGCAGGTGCTTGTGGGAGCACAGGAAGTAGTGGGGATGCTAACTTCCTGCCGCTGCGTTCCCGTTCCTCAAACCTGTCTGTGGGCAACACACTCTGA